The region TACGCGCCGGAGGTCTTCGAGCTGGACATCGACGGTCTGGCCTATGTGAAGAGCGCCGAGGACGAGCTCCTGCAGGCCCCGGGCGCCACAACGCCCGTACCGCTGACGCTTCTGCGGGATGTCGCCGACTCCGCGAAGGAGTGCCCCGGCGACTGCATCCACGTACGTCGAGTTTCGGACAGGGTCGAGGTCTACGGTCCCGACGCGGAGTGACCCGAAGGGCACTCCACGTCACGACATGTCTCTTTTCTCACACGCTTCTCATGCGTTCTGGGCCCCGGAGGGTGTCGAGCGGATGAACGTGCCGTTCTTCCACTGCCACTTGGCCTGCTCCTTCACGTCCGGGCAGCAACTCGGCACGTCGGCAGAGGAGTAGCCGAGCAGGGTCGCCGTGACGGCGCCGTCACGCACCGCGAAGTCGGTGACGTTGAGGCGGTCCTTCGGGTCGATCAGGGTGGCCACGACGCGGGGCTTCTTGGCCCCCGACCCGCCCTGGGTGAGGACGTAGACGCCGTTGGGCGGGGTGCCGATGCCCGCGTCGCAGCGGACGACGGCCACCGTCTCCGGGCTGCCGTCGCCGTCGAGGTCTCCGGACGCCTTCTTCTGCACGAGGACCTTGACGGGCCCGCACTCGATCGGGAACGTGACGCCCGCGGGATCCGGGGGCGCCGTCACGGCCGGGGCGGACTTGGCCCCGGGACCGGGCTGGGCCGCCGTCGCGGAGCCGGGCTGGAGGACCGAGGAGAGGGCGACGACTCCCGCCAGGGCGGTGGCCGTGGCGAGCCAGTGGATGGGGCGGGTGTGGGTGTGCGCCAGTTCAGGGACGACGGATTGCTGCACTAGGAGCGTCTCCTGGGAGGGCCGTGACGGTGGGGGTGGGGTGGCCAGCATGGTGCCACACGTCACAGTGGGGTGGAACGGCGGGGTCCGGACTTCTGGCGGCGCGTCAACGCGGGACGTCAACGGAAAGGGCTTGCGGCGGAGTTGCCCACCTGTTCCGGGGCCCCCGTGCGGGAACGCACCGCGGCCGAGCTCCGGAGTGCTTCCGGGAACTCGGCCACAGGTGTGGTGCGTTGAGTACGTCGACGGCGTGGGCGCCGCTCGGGTCAGCGGCCTGAGCCGCCGTCGGCGTTCGGGCCGGTGTAGTCGTCGCCGTACGCGCCCTTGGCCGGGCGGCGGCGGCGCATGGGCGGCTCGACGCCGTCCGCGAGGCGGCGGGCGGTGAGCAGGAAGCCGGTGTGGCCGATCATCCGGTGGTCCGGACGGACCGCCAGGCCCTCGACGTGCCAGTTGCGGATCATCGACTCCCACGCGGTCGGCTCGTTGAAGGAACCGATCTCACGGATGGACTCGACGGTCCGCGCGAGCTGGGTGGTGGTGGCGACGTAGCAGCACAGGATGCCGCCGGGGACCAGCGCCTTGGAGACGGCCTCCAGGCACTCCCAGGGCGCGAGCATGTCGAGGATGACGCGGTCGACATCGGTGTCGGACAGGTTGTCCTGGAGGTCGCCGACGGTGAGCTGCCAGGCGGGGTGCGGACCGCCGAAGTAGCGCTCCACGTTCTGCTGGGCGATCTCCGCGAAGTCCTCGCGGCGCTCATAGGAGTGGAGCATGCCCTGGTCGCCGATGGCGCGCAGCAGGAAGCTGCTGAGCGAGCCGGAGCCCACGCCCGCTTCCACGACGCGCGCGCCGGGGAAGATGTCGGCGAAGGCCAGGATCTGCCCCGCGTCCTTGGGGTAGACCACGGCGGCGCCGCGGGGCATGGACAGGACGTAGTCGGGGAGCAGGGGGCGCAGCGCGAGATAGGCGACGTTCCCCGTGGTGCGGACAACGCTGCCCTCGGGAGCGCCGATCAGCTCGTCGTGGGGGAAGGAACCCTTGTGGGTGTGGAAGTTCTTCCCGGCCTCGAGCGTGAACGTGTAGTGGCGGCCCTTGGGGTCGGTCAGCTGAACCTGGTCCCCGACCTTGAAGGGCCCGCGTCTGCGGGCGGCACCGGTCGGTTCGGACATGTGACCAGCCTACCGGTCCCTGCGCGGGGCGCCGACCACGTTCGGGCCGCGCTCAGGACGGGCGGGCCATCGCCTTGACGAAGGCTCGCTCGACGTCTGCCGCCGAGAGGACTCCGTAGATCTCGCCCGAATCCTCCACCACCAGGTACTCGGTCGCCGGGGTGGCACGGAGGGTGTCCAGGAGGGCCTCGCCGGCGAGCTCCGCGGAGACGCGCATGCCGTCGGTGAGGTCCTGGGCGAGGCCGCTGACGGCGACCCAGGGGCGGCGGTGCTCCGGTACGCCGACGATGGCGGCCTCGCGGACGAGGGAGAGCGGTTCGCCGTCGGCGTCGACGACGACCAGGGCGCGGGCGCCGGCTTCGTTGGCACGGCGCAGCGCCTCCGAGAGCGGGGTGCTGGTCTCGACCGGGACCGCGCGCCGGGTGAGCGAGCGGGCACGCAGCTCGGGCAGGTGTTCGCGCAGACGGGCCATGCGCAGGCTGTTGCCGGCGCCGGTCCAGATGATCGCGGCGAGGATCGCGGCGAGCAGGGCGTCGGTGACGGTGTCCATGCCGCCGATGTTGTCCTGGCTGGCGCCGAGCGCTCCGGACTGGGTGAGCAGGGGCAGCCCGATCAGTACGGAGACGGCGAGGGCGCGGCCGACCCAGGCGGCGGCGATCGTGCCGCTCATCGGCCTGCCGGTGATCTTCCAGACGACGGCGCGGAGCATGCGGCCGCCGTCCAGGGGCAGGCCGGGGAGCAGGTTGAAGGCGGCCACGATCAGGTTGGAGATCATCAGGCCGGCCAGCAGCACGCCGGGGACCGTGCCGGGCTCGACGGCCAGCATGGCGAGGTAGAAGAGGCCCGAGAGGACGAGGGAGAGCAGTGGTCCGACGAAGGACAGCACGAACTCACGGCCCGGGGTCTCGGCTTCCTTCTCGATCTCCGAGACGCCGCCGAAGAACTGCAGCTGGATCCGGCGCACCGGCAGTTTGAAGCGCAGGGCGGCGACCGTGTGGGCCAGCTCGTGGACGAGCACGGAGGCGTAGAAGGCGACCGCGAAGAAGAGGGACACGAGGTAGCGCAGGGCGCCGAGTTCGGGCAGCACGCGGTCGAGCTGGCCGCCGAACACCCAGGTGATCAGCGCGGCCACGAGGAACCAGCTGGGCGCCACGTACACGGGCACGCCGAACGGCCGCCCCATCAGCAGCCCGCCACCGGGCTCCCGGCCGCGTCGCGGGGGCTGCGTCTTGCCGGTACCGGTGCCGGTTCCGGAGTGGGCGAGGGTTCGGGGGTATTCGGGGTCGGGGTGCGGGTGGGCTCCGGCGGAGGGGTCGCGGTGCGCGTCCTGGGCGGACGGCTCGGTTCCGGGCTCGCCCGTGGGCTTGCTGCCGGTCTCGTCCGAAGAACCGTGGAGTGCGTCGGCCTCGTCCTCGGCCCCGCTCGAAGGGTCGCTGTGCGTCGCGGTCCCGCGTGCGGAGTCGGTGGGGTCGTGGGGTCGGTCGGGGGACGGGGCGGCCTCGGAGGTGCCCGGGGCCGTGGGTGGTGTCGGCCCGGTGGGGTGCTCGGGGCGCTCCGGTCCGGGGCGCGTGGCATCCGCGGCCGGGGCCGAGGGGGCCCGCTGCTCCCCGTGGCGCTCGGTCGCTTCGTCGGTGCCGGACTGCGGCTGCCCGCTCCCGCCGCTCTCGTCCACGATGTCCCCTCGTTCGAAGCGTCTCCCGCTCCCGATCATGCGAAGCAGGAGGGTCTGGGTCGATGGTATGCGTCCGTCGCGACGCGTTCCGCCCCGGCACCCCCTCTGTTTTCCGCTCCGTCGCACAAGCGCGCACAAGCCCCGACCGTGCACTCACTGTCAGTGGCGGGCCGTAAGGTCTGTGGACATGGAAACCAGCACCGGGGGCGCCGTGCCGCCCGAGCCGACCGAAGCCGTCACGGCCGAAGCCGCCGTGGCCGAGGCCGCCGTGGCCGAAGCGACGGACGCGCCGGCGGTTCCCGCGGCCCGCCCGGCCCTGCCGCCGAGCTCGCTGTCGCCCTCACGGGCGAGCGACTTCATGCAGTGCCCGTTGCTCTACCGGTTCCGGGTGATCGACAGACTCCCCGAGAAGCCGAGCGAGGCGGCCACCCGCGGCACGCTGGTCCACGCGGTGCTGGAGCGCCTTTTCGACGCCCCGGCGGCGGAGCGCACGGCTCCGCGCGCCAAGTCACTCATTCCGGGGCAGTGGGACCGGCTGCGCGAGACGCGGCCGGAGGTCGTGGAGCTGTTCGCCGACGATCCCGAGGGCGAGCGGTTGACGCGCTGGCTCGGCGAGGCCGAGCAGCTGGTGGAGCGCTGGTTCAGTCTTGAGGACCCGACGCGGCTGGAGCCCGCCGAGCGTGAGCTGTCCGTCGAGGCCCGACTCGACTCCGGGCTGAAGCTGCGCGGCATCATCGACCGCGTCGACGTGGCCCCGACGGGCGAGGTCCGGATCGTCGACTACAAGACGGGCAAGGCGCCGCGGCCGGAGTACGCCGAGGGTGCGCTGTTCCAGATGAAGTTCTACGCCCTGGTGGTGTGGCGGCTGAAGCAGGTGGTCCCGCGCCGGCTCCAGCTCGTCTACCTCGGCAGCGGCGACGTGGTGACGTACGACCCGATGATCGAGGACCTGGAGCGGGTCGAGCGCAAACTGCTCGCCTTGTGGGAGGCGATCCGGCAGGCTACCGAGACGGGCGACTGGCGACCGAGGCCCACCAAGCTCTGCGGCTGGTGCGACCACCAAGCGGTATGTCCGGA is a window of Streptomyces sp. NBC_00271 DNA encoding:
- a CDS encoding ferredoxin — its product is MTVQQEAPGDSEALEVWIDQDLCTGDGICAQYAPEVFELDIDGLAYVKSAEDELLQAPGATTPVPLTLLRDVADSAKECPGDCIHVRRVSDRVEVYGPDAE
- a CDS encoding tRNA (adenine-N1)-methyltransferase yields the protein MSEPTGAARRRGPFKVGDQVQLTDPKGRHYTFTLEAGKNFHTHKGSFPHDELIGAPEGSVVRTTGNVAYLALRPLLPDYVLSMPRGAAVVYPKDAGQILAFADIFPGARVVEAGVGSGSLSSFLLRAIGDQGMLHSYERREDFAEIAQQNVERYFGGPHPAWQLTVGDLQDNLSDTDVDRVILDMLAPWECLEAVSKALVPGGILCCYVATTTQLARTVESIREIGSFNEPTAWESMIRNWHVEGLAVRPDHRMIGHTGFLLTARRLADGVEPPMRRRRPAKGAYGDDYTGPNADGGSGR
- a CDS encoding site-2 protease family protein codes for the protein MDESGGSGQPQSGTDEATERHGEQRAPSAPAADATRPGPERPEHPTGPTPPTAPGTSEAAPSPDRPHDPTDSARGTATHSDPSSGAEDEADALHGSSDETGSKPTGEPGTEPSAQDAHRDPSAGAHPHPDPEYPRTLAHSGTGTGTGKTQPPRRGREPGGGLLMGRPFGVPVYVAPSWFLVAALITWVFGGQLDRVLPELGALRYLVSLFFAVAFYASVLVHELAHTVAALRFKLPVRRIQLQFFGGVSEIEKEAETPGREFVLSFVGPLLSLVLSGLFYLAMLAVEPGTVPGVLLAGLMISNLIVAAFNLLPGLPLDGGRMLRAVVWKITGRPMSGTIAAAWVGRALAVSVLIGLPLLTQSGALGASQDNIGGMDTVTDALLAAILAAIIWTGAGNSLRMARLREHLPELRARSLTRRAVPVETSTPLSEALRRANEAGARALVVVDADGEPLSLVREAAIVGVPEHRRPWVAVSGLAQDLTDGMRVSAELAGEALLDTLRATPATEYLVVEDSGEIYGVLSAADVERAFVKAMARPS
- a CDS encoding RecB family exonuclease translates to METSTGGAVPPEPTEAVTAEAAVAEAAVAEATDAPAVPAARPALPPSSLSPSRASDFMQCPLLYRFRVIDRLPEKPSEAATRGTLVHAVLERLFDAPAAERTAPRAKSLIPGQWDRLRETRPEVVELFADDPEGERLTRWLGEAEQLVERWFSLEDPTRLEPAERELSVEARLDSGLKLRGIIDRVDVAPTGEVRIVDYKTGKAPRPEYAEGALFQMKFYALVVWRLKQVVPRRLQLVYLGSGDVVTYDPMIEDLERVERKLLALWEAIRQATETGDWRPRPTKLCGWCDHQAVCPEFGGTPPPYPLPVRAPDSAVTEQGRMGRD